In a single window of the Olivibacter sp. SDN3 genome:
- a CDS encoding hydroxypyruvate isomerase family protein produces MKRNEFLKNSLLATGAIVSGSSLMAGTNTGTTTVFSTKANGPFNLNYGPHDGMFKNSAGNNFLDQIQYMYDQGFRGIEDNGMSGRSTADQEKIGDLLAKLGMEMGVFVLDKGGNGANTLAAGKKDHIDVFLKGCHQAVEISKRCGGKFTTVVPGDFARNFSLDIQTANVIEALRRGAEILEPHGIVMVLEPLSDTPDLFLRTSNQTYLICKGVNSPSCKILYDVYHMQRNEGDLIANMERTWSEIAYIQTGDNPGRNEPTTGEINYKNLFKFLHEKGYKGVVGMEHGISGSGKEGEQRLVEAYREVDNFM; encoded by the coding sequence ATGAAAAGAAATGAATTTTTAAAAAACAGCTTATTAGCAACGGGAGCAATTGTAAGCGGCAGTTCGCTAATGGCTGGCACGAATACCGGTACAACGACTGTTTTTTCAACTAAGGCCAATGGACCTTTTAATCTAAATTACGGTCCCCATGACGGCATGTTCAAAAATTCAGCAGGCAACAATTTTCTTGATCAGATTCAATATATGTACGATCAAGGTTTTCGCGGTATTGAAGATAATGGTATGTCTGGTCGTTCAACGGCCGACCAGGAGAAAATCGGAGATTTATTAGCAAAGCTGGGCATGGAAATGGGGGTTTTTGTGCTAGATAAAGGTGGAAATGGAGCCAATACCTTGGCTGCGGGAAAAAAAGATCACATTGACGTATTTCTGAAGGGGTGCCATCAGGCAGTCGAAATTTCCAAAAGGTGTGGTGGCAAGTTTACAACGGTGGTGCCAGGCGATTTTGCCAGAAATTTTTCCCTTGACATCCAAACAGCAAATGTAATTGAAGCTCTACGACGGGGAGCCGAAATTTTAGAACCTCACGGCATAGTGATGGTACTTGAACCTTTAAGTGATACACCAGACCTTTTTCTGCGTACATCCAATCAGACCTATCTAATTTGTAAGGGCGTAAACAGCCCCTCATGTAAGATACTTTACGATGTCTACCATATGCAACGTAATGAAGGCGACTTAATTGCGAACATGGAAAGAACGTGGAGCGAGATTGCTTATATTCAAACCGGTGACAACCCGGGGAGGAATGAACCAACAACAGGTGAAATTAATTATAAAAACCTATTTAAGTTTCTTCATGAAAAAGGCTATAAGGGGGTAGTCGGTATGGAACATGGTATTTCGGGAAGTGGCAAGGAAGGCGAGCAACGTTTAGTGGAAGCTTATCGTGAAGTAGATAATTTCATGTAG
- a CDS encoding tyrosinase family protein, which produces MNLEFAINNRTQGSFYAVYTPVSCTLRRRDGQPGAAPVPVLVRNQNTNQGGQFVFYTDLSAPPSDSFILQVPGDGSTVSFYIGGKPNAPSTNYNDAAIDFRNGGFSRLVVRFTIRIRKNANNLTVVERDKFLNAFVRVVQEGIYQQFLDMHNEAVSSEIHNRAAFLPWHRIYLLDLERHLQLFDRSVTIPYWDFQAPAPNVFSLDFMGIPASGSGGQLQFSPSNPLNNWYLENLPPLARVPRFNTQQDRALVEARATTLARQPGFNSFARMEGNPHGNSHTSFTGPINFAPTAPQDPLFFMLHANADRIWAEWQMLNPSNVLFDGTNLLAYNPSTMRSPNPRIGDYPDDTMWPWNGVTGNGRPDTAPGGPLIDSPFTNYPGPEPKVIDTIDYQGRITGKSLYFDYDHLPFDNTVPPPSPQRSGMATTAGALAVQEHQEANKRLSNAFRESETADELIRCLNHIDMLTEEDDITKAIAILKDTKLDAGLRALALNRLIEVVSLNEDLFIYVLKVLENQEEPSELRKEALRTIETCSFTSPIFPSLKPKIIQVFRGLTDDHDQEIRENGMSFLAKFKDEFLQRLLIEGLEVPQKALVPEEFAISLLGYDIHAGIYPLLQKIVRTTNNDNSRAAALYLLAGDPNAEKLLVETFLNKDERFDVRKNSLIALKQQSPEDFLEIALKTIADKDENENIRIICLNAVRQMTHIEKTKNRIFTQLQRINLQEVPTTLARELHTLLAQQASDENGENL; this is translated from the coding sequence ATGAATTTGGAATTTGCAATCAACAATAGAACGCAAGGTTCATTCTATGCGGTGTATACGCCCGTTAGCTGTACCTTAAGACGAAGAGACGGTCAACCAGGCGCGGCGCCTGTGCCTGTGTTGGTTCGTAATCAAAACACCAATCAGGGTGGACAATTCGTGTTTTATACCGATTTATCTGCTCCACCAAGTGATTCGTTTATTTTGCAAGTGCCTGGAGATGGTTCTACCGTTAGCTTCTATATCGGAGGTAAACCAAACGCTCCAAGTACGAATTACAATGATGCTGCAATCGATTTTAGAAATGGTGGCTTCTCGCGCCTAGTCGTTCGGTTCACCATCCGAATTCGGAAGAATGCGAATAATCTAACGGTAGTGGAGCGGGATAAGTTTTTGAACGCATTTGTGCGCGTGGTGCAGGAAGGAATTTATCAGCAGTTTCTAGACATGCATAATGAAGCGGTAAGTAGCGAGATTCATAACCGAGCGGCTTTTCTCCCCTGGCATCGCATTTATCTCCTCGACCTGGAAAGACATCTGCAATTGTTCGATAGAAGTGTAACTATTCCGTACTGGGACTTTCAGGCCCCTGCACCTAACGTGTTCAGCTTGGATTTTATGGGCATACCGGCCAGTGGGTCTGGTGGACAGTTACAATTCAGTCCTAGTAACCCGTTAAATAATTGGTACCTGGAAAATTTGCCACCCCTTGCCCGTGTCCCCAGATTCAATACACAGCAGGATCGTGCTCTAGTGGAAGCACGAGCGACCACGCTGGCTAGACAACCTGGATTCAACAGCTTTGCCCGTATGGAAGGCAACCCTCATGGGAATTCCCACACCTCTTTTACAGGGCCCATAAATTTTGCACCAACAGCTCCTCAAGACCCCTTGTTTTTTATGCTGCATGCAAATGCTGACCGTATCTGGGCCGAATGGCAAATGCTAAATCCATCAAATGTGTTATTTGATGGGACAAACTTGTTGGCCTATAACCCTTCCACAATGAGGTCGCCTAATCCGCGAATTGGCGATTATCCGGATGATACGATGTGGCCTTGGAATGGAGTTACCGGAAATGGACGACCTGACACTGCCCCTGGTGGCCCCCTTATTGATTCGCCATTTACGAATTACCCTGGTCCGGAACCTAAAGTAATTGATACTATTGATTATCAAGGCAGGATAACGGGAAAGAGCCTCTATTTCGACTACGATCACTTACCTTTTGATAATACGGTTCCACCGCCGAGTCCACAGCGCTCAGGAATGGCTACAACAGCCGGCGCATTAGCCGTACAGGAACATCAAGAAGCCAATAAGCGTTTGTCAAATGCATTTCGCGAGTCGGAAACAGCAGACGAACTCATAAGGTGTTTAAACCACATTGATATGTTAACGGAAGAAGATGATATAACTAAGGCTATTGCCATATTAAAGGATACAAAACTTGATGCTGGTCTTAGAGCATTAGCGTTAAACCGACTCATTGAAGTTGTTTCTTTGAATGAAGACTTGTTCATATATGTTTTAAAGGTCTTGGAGAATCAAGAAGAGCCCTCCGAGCTCAGAAAGGAAGCGCTTAGGACTATCGAGACCTGCAGCTTTACTTCGCCAATCTTTCCGTCTTTAAAGCCCAAAATTATTCAGGTATTCCGTGGTCTGACAGATGACCACGATCAAGAAATTCGTGAGAACGGTATGAGTTTCCTTGCCAAATTTAAAGATGAATTTTTACAACGTTTATTAATAGAGGGCTTAGAGGTCCCTCAAAAAGCACTTGTACCGGAAGAGTTCGCCATAAGTCTTTTAGGTTATGATATTCACGCGGGTATTTACCCCTTATTGCAAAAAATCGTACGGACAACGAACAATGACAACAGTCGCGCCGCAGCCCTATACCTGCTCGCAGGTGATCCCAACGCGGAAAAACTATTGGTCGAAACTTTCCTGAATAAAGACGAGCGATTTGATGTACGCAAGAATAGTTTAATTGCCCTAAAACAACAATCTCCTGAGGATTTCCTGGAAATTGCTTTAAAAACGATTGCTGACAAAGACGAAAACGAAAATATCCGAATTATTTGTTTAAATGCTGTTCGTCAAATGACTCACATTGAAAAGACAAAGAACCGCATATTTACGCAGCTGCAGCGCATAAACCTACAAGAGGTACCAACCACCTTAGCACGTGAACTCCATACACTCTTGGCACAACAAGCTTCTGATGAAAACGGTGAAAACTTGTAG
- a CDS encoding DUF488 domain-containing protein, with protein MTVYRIKRIYDPVEEQDGFRLLIDRLWPRGLSKEKAKIDFWAKDIAPSTALRKWLHQGGSWPTFETRYLHELESNQQLKALTGLWNDHRRVTLLYAAHNKEYNHAIVLQRYLEGVNRKIFSHKSRSE; from the coding sequence ATGACTGTTTACCGTATTAAACGAATATATGACCCCGTAGAAGAGCAAGATGGTTTTCGTTTGCTTATTGATCGGTTATGGCCAAGAGGTCTCAGCAAAGAGAAAGCTAAGATAGATTTCTGGGCCAAAGATATCGCTCCATCTACCGCACTTAGAAAGTGGCTTCACCAAGGCGGCAGCTGGCCTACGTTTGAAACACGCTACCTCCATGAACTTGAAAGCAATCAGCAACTGAAAGCGCTTACTGGCCTATGGAATGATCACCGGCGGGTAACGCTACTTTATGCTGCTCATAATAAAGAATATAACCATGCAATAGTACTTCAGCGTTATTTAGAGGGGGTTAATAGAAAAATATTTTCACATAAATCTAGGTCAGAATAA
- a CDS encoding SCO family protein, whose amino-acid sequence MDEFAFKTRIDELRAQSDAKGLISFLKEQHPAYKEKSANAVTRMRAYVIYSFYLVGLPEEALLFIYEELESSKEPYLIAAAAIALRRSPQKYTEMAALLVTAIHNVKSSDTYISFHNYYQPWPLNNPTTAIGEVLTTLQWLGAYARSVLPKLHTLSLNSNHFLNAENLRALRETIQIIEQDQTIVKDCCSDIADLNSLSTVNAKKNRKNSLKQVLLEDHDGTRIPLGALLKGKLTLIAFFYTRCDNPLKCSLTITKLADLQKKLATAYWNKEVNLVAISYDSFYDLPYRMKKYGEARGMMLNEQARMCRALPDIGALSDYFDLSVNYTGEVVNRHAIELYLLDDKAQIIKRFNRRQIDNSRIMANLEKIVVKQQTKVGQWFSNLRYMTNSAASVVWPVMILLLPKCPFCFAAYFSVLGIASMQVMPYLKYIFPILLCAMAINIYALYKMGLRRNSFIPLYLCVLGSTLVIVFGYFSPMQFGLIAGLILLFLSATLNSLPNRVYLKLKTKFHLLS is encoded by the coding sequence ATGGATGAGTTTGCATTTAAAACCCGTATAGATGAGCTCAGGGCCCAATCCGATGCGAAAGGGCTCATCTCTTTTTTGAAGGAGCAACACCCGGCGTATAAGGAAAAAAGTGCCAACGCCGTTACACGGATGCGGGCTTATGTTATATATTCTTTTTATCTAGTTGGCCTTCCTGAAGAGGCGTTGCTTTTTATTTATGAAGAATTGGAGTCGAGCAAAGAGCCTTATTTGATAGCAGCGGCAGCTATTGCGTTACGAAGATCGCCGCAAAAATACACTGAAATGGCTGCTTTGCTGGTTACTGCCATTCATAACGTAAAATCTTCAGACACCTATATTTCCTTTCATAATTATTACCAACCCTGGCCATTAAATAATCCAACCACCGCCATTGGTGAGGTGCTGACCACTTTGCAATGGTTAGGTGCCTACGCAAGAAGTGTTTTACCGAAACTTCATACGCTTAGCCTTAACAGCAATCACTTCCTTAACGCTGAAAACTTAAGAGCACTTCGAGAAACTATTCAAATCATCGAACAGGATCAGACTATAGTAAAAGATTGTTGCAGTGATATTGCCGACTTAAACAGCCTGAGCACGGTTAATGCAAAGAAAAACAGGAAAAACTCCTTGAAACAGGTTTTACTTGAGGATCACGACGGAACGCGAATACCATTGGGGGCCTTACTCAAGGGAAAACTTACCCTCATTGCTTTTTTTTATACCAGGTGCGACAACCCGCTCAAGTGCTCTTTAACCATCACTAAACTAGCAGATCTGCAAAAGAAATTAGCGACAGCTTATTGGAACAAAGAAGTTAATTTAGTGGCGATCAGCTACGACTCCTTTTACGATCTGCCGTACCGGATGAAAAAATATGGAGAAGCCAGAGGGATGATGCTTAACGAGCAAGCACGTATGTGTAGAGCGCTGCCAGATATTGGCGCGCTCAGTGATTATTTCGACTTGAGTGTCAACTATACAGGGGAAGTGGTGAACCGCCATGCGATAGAACTTTATTTATTAGATGATAAGGCACAGATCATCAAACGCTTTAACCGAAGACAAATAGATAATAGCCGGATAATGGCTAATTTGGAAAAGATTGTAGTCAAACAGCAAACGAAAGTGGGGCAGTGGTTTTCAAACCTTAGGTATATGACAAATAGTGCCGCTTCTGTCGTATGGCCGGTGATGATATTGTTGCTTCCGAAATGCCCGTTTTGTTTTGCGGCATATTTTAGTGTATTGGGCATAGCCAGTATGCAGGTGATGCCTTATTTAAAATATATTTTCCCGATCCTTTTATGTGCAATGGCTATCAATATATATGCACTTTATAAAATGGGCTTAAGACGAAACAGCTTCATTCCATTGTACCTGTGTGTTCTGGGCTCCACACTGGTTATTGTATTTGGTTATTTTAGTCCAATGCAATTTGGCTTAATCGCCGGATTGATACTGCTCTTTTTGAGCGCCACGCTAAACAGCCTACCTAATCGGGTTTATTTAAAACTAAAGACGAAATTCCATTTGTTGAGTTAA
- a CDS encoding SUMF1/EgtB/PvdO family nonheme iron enzyme, which yields MYRKLISLSILAISQLTLHATQDTSSYTQAINGTNLSFEMKAIPKGKFKMGSESGNPDEKPVHEVEVDGFWIGVHEITWDIFEPFLYKDYEVSQSIDGEVPSNVDAVTRPTKPYLDMTFGMGKEGHPAIAMTHYNAIQFCKWLYERTGVFYRLPTEAEWEYACRAGSIGDYCFGDSAEELEEYAWYLDNSDGKTHPVGTKKPNAWGLYDMHGNVSEWTYDQYDENFYASSPSMNPVNEPKKLYAHSVRGGAYDDEAFDARAASRLASDPSWKQLDPQIPKSNWWFPEAPFVGFRVVKPSVQPSKAEIDAYYNTPPIIDK from the coding sequence ATGTACAGAAAACTGATCAGTTTATCAATACTCGCTATTTCTCAATTAACATTGCATGCTACACAAGATACCAGCAGTTACACACAGGCTATAAACGGAACAAACCTCAGTTTCGAAATGAAGGCGATTCCCAAAGGCAAATTCAAAATGGGAAGCGAGTCGGGGAATCCAGATGAAAAACCTGTTCACGAGGTAGAGGTTGACGGCTTTTGGATTGGCGTACACGAGATAACATGGGATATTTTTGAACCTTTTTTATATAAGGATTATGAAGTGAGCCAAAGCATCGACGGAGAAGTACCATCAAATGTGGACGCCGTTACCAGACCTACAAAACCTTATTTAGATATGACTTTTGGCATGGGAAAAGAAGGGCATCCCGCCATCGCAATGACGCATTATAATGCTATTCAGTTCTGTAAATGGTTATATGAACGTACTGGCGTTTTTTATCGGCTACCAACGGAGGCAGAATGGGAGTATGCTTGCCGCGCTGGAAGTATAGGTGATTACTGTTTTGGAGATAGTGCAGAAGAACTAGAAGAGTATGCTTGGTATTTGGATAATAGTGATGGAAAAACACATCCGGTAGGTACTAAAAAACCAAACGCATGGGGTTTATACGACATGCATGGTAACGTGTCTGAGTGGACATATGATCAATATGATGAAAATTTTTATGCTTCCAGTCCCTCAATGAATCCAGTTAATGAGCCAAAAAAATTGTACGCGCACAGTGTTCGTGGTGGCGCTTATGACGATGAAGCTTTTGATGCGCGCGCAGCTTCACGCTTGGCATCCGATCCTTCCTGGAAACAGCTTGATCCGCAGATTCCAAAGAGTAACTGGTGGTTCCCTGAAGCTCCATTTGTCGGCTTCCGGGTGGTAAAGCCGTCCGTCCAACCTTCAAAGGCCGAAATAGATGCATATTATAATACCCCCCCAATTATTGACAAATAG
- a CDS encoding bifunctional 5,10-methylenetetrahydrofolate dehydrogenase/5,10-methenyltetrahydrofolate cyclohydrolase — MQLLDGKLVSEKIKKDIANEAADFLMTTGRKPHLVAILVGHDGGSETYVASKMRNCQQVGFDSTNIRYEDDITEEQLINKIRELNQDETIDGLIVQLPLPKHIDPENVTEAIDYKKDVDGFHPVNLGRMQRNLPCFIPATPYGILLMMEHYKINTSGMHAVVVGRSNIVGSPMSILLARNTQPGNCTVTLTHSKTKDLQEEVLRADLVIAAIGKKNFITGDMVKEGAIVIDVGINREVSTKTKSGYKLYGDVDFQSVAPKSSYITPVPGGVGLMTIIGLLKNTLAAAKKEVYS; from the coding sequence ATGCAACTATTAGACGGTAAACTTGTATCAGAGAAAATAAAAAAGGACATTGCTAATGAAGCAGCCGATTTTTTAATGACAACCGGAAGAAAACCTCATTTAGTGGCTATCTTGGTTGGCCATGATGGGGGGAGCGAAACGTATGTTGCCAGTAAGATGAGAAATTGTCAGCAGGTAGGTTTTGATTCAACCAACATTCGATATGAAGACGATATTACAGAAGAACAACTGATCAATAAAATTAGAGAGCTTAATCAGGATGAAACGATAGACGGGCTCATCGTACAGTTGCCATTACCTAAACATATTGATCCAGAAAACGTTACCGAAGCAATTGATTATAAAAAAGACGTTGACGGCTTTCACCCAGTGAACCTTGGAAGAATGCAACGCAATTTGCCCTGTTTCATTCCGGCCACTCCCTACGGTATTTTACTTATGATGGAACATTATAAAATAAATACTTCAGGCATGCACGCTGTCGTCGTAGGTAGGAGTAATATCGTGGGCAGCCCTATGAGTATCCTGTTAGCAAGAAACACCCAACCGGGTAACTGTACGGTTACGTTGACCCATAGCAAAACGAAGGACCTCCAAGAGGAGGTCTTAAGAGCTGATCTTGTTATCGCGGCTATTGGTAAGAAAAATTTTATTACAGGAGATATGGTTAAAGAGGGAGCGATCGTGATTGATGTAGGCATTAATCGTGAGGTGAGTACGAAAACCAAATCAGGCTATAAACTTTACGGAGATGTTGATTTCCAATCGGTGGCTCCAAAGAGTTCTTATATTACACCGGTGCCTGGAGGTGTAGGTTTAATGACCATTATCGGATTATTGAAAAACACCTTGGCTGCAGCTAAGAAAGAGGTTTATTCCTAA
- a CDS encoding AraC family transcriptional regulator: MKAKQLIVPHNASSSFSIRKEQLPNINNKWHCHVEMELIHFHRGSGTQFVGDHVKRFSAGDVVLVGTNLPHYWRFDQETISNNPKPYSTVLHFNEDFIGDRWKIAPESKMIQSLFRKADQGVLITGKSAAKVAEHLEAIYEAESFQRILCLLQCLHEISLMKELKLLSSLGFEYKNTRVETNRLNDIYTFTLNNFRNKISLEDIAAVADLVPSSFCRYFKHHSGKTYTQFLQDIRIGYACKLLLEDKNSLKQICYDSGFSNYTSFHEIFKSVTGKTPREYKAQHQAL, translated from the coding sequence ATGAAAGCAAAGCAATTGATTGTGCCGCATAATGCATCCAGTTCTTTTAGCATACGCAAAGAGCAGTTACCCAATATAAATAATAAGTGGCACTGCCATGTAGAAATGGAGTTGATCCATTTCCATAGAGGCTCGGGCACGCAGTTTGTGGGTGATCATGTGAAACGATTTTCTGCTGGTGATGTGGTGCTTGTTGGAACTAATTTGCCTCACTATTGGCGCTTTGACCAAGAAACGATAAGCAATAACCCAAAACCGTATTCAACAGTTCTACATTTCAATGAAGATTTTATCGGAGATCGCTGGAAAATCGCACCGGAGTCAAAAATGATTCAATCTCTCTTTAGAAAAGCCGATCAAGGCGTTTTGATTACCGGTAAAAGTGCTGCCAAGGTAGCAGAACATCTGGAAGCTATTTATGAGGCTGAAAGTTTTCAGCGTATTCTATGTTTATTGCAATGCCTGCACGAGATTTCATTGATGAAAGAGTTAAAACTACTTTCCTCCCTAGGTTTTGAATATAAAAACACCCGGGTTGAAACGAATAGGTTAAATGACATTTATACCTTTACGCTAAACAATTTCCGTAATAAAATCAGTTTGGAAGATATCGCGGCAGTGGCCGACTTAGTGCCCAGTTCTTTTTGCAGGTATTTTAAACATCATTCAGGAAAGACATATACGCAGTTTCTACAGGATATCAGAATAGGTTATGCCTGTAAACTCCTGTTGGAAGATAAAAACAGTCTGAAGCAAATCTGTTATGACAGCGGCTTTTCTAATTATACTTCCTTTCACGAAATTTTTAAAAGCGTAACCGGTAAAACTCCCCGGGAATATAAAGCGCAACATCAAGCCCTTTAA
- a CDS encoding FAD:protein FMN transferase, whose translation MFFNFGRTRGFVKNTSSCWLCVLALLFCSFSISEIDDEKVTLTGFAQGTSYNITYYSSLNKVYKSEIDSILDVIDNSMSLYKDNSLISKFNTENDGITIDDHFKKVVEKSIQIYEDTNGLFDITVASLVEAWGFGVKSINEYPDSATIRNLKACVGTNLLILEGNYLSKSRPCVKIDVNGIAQGYSVDVVANYLLSKGINVFVVEIGGELRINGLKPDGDKMRIGIEGPSADNQEPVIRHVVALHEGAITTSGNYRKYKTKDDKRISHLIDPRSGFPIETPLISVTLVAKDAITADGYDNAIMAMEIDDALQFVENHKDMEAYIIYHDNAEANKQGVVRDTMTSGFKKLLTN comes from the coding sequence ATGTTTTTTAATTTCGGTAGAACAAGGGGCTTTGTAAAGAACACATCCAGCTGCTGGCTTTGCGTTTTGGCACTCTTGTTCTGTTCCTTTAGCATCAGTGAAATAGACGATGAAAAGGTTACTTTGACTGGCTTTGCACAGGGAACCAGTTACAATATAACCTACTATTCAAGTTTAAATAAAGTATATAAAAGTGAGATAGACAGCATTTTAGATGTCATAGATAATTCAATGTCTCTTTATAAAGATAATTCATTGATCAGTAAATTTAATACCGAAAATGACGGGATCACGATAGATGATCACTTTAAAAAGGTTGTTGAAAAATCAATACAGATCTATGAAGACACCAACGGTTTATTTGATATTACCGTAGCCTCTCTGGTAGAAGCGTGGGGTTTTGGTGTAAAGTCAATAAATGAATACCCAGACAGCGCAACGATACGTAATCTAAAGGCCTGTGTTGGTACCAATCTGCTTATATTGGAGGGTAACTATTTAAGTAAAAGCAGACCTTGTGTTAAAATAGATGTAAATGGTATTGCTCAAGGTTACAGTGTTGATGTAGTTGCCAATTACCTGCTCAGTAAGGGGATTAACGTTTTTGTAGTAGAAATAGGAGGAGAGCTAAGGATAAATGGGCTAAAGCCTGATGGGGATAAAATGCGTATTGGCATCGAAGGTCCTTCGGCTGATAATCAAGAACCTGTAATAAGGCATGTTGTTGCTTTACATGAAGGAGCCATTACAACCTCGGGTAATTATAGAAAGTATAAAACAAAAGACGACAAACGAATTTCACATTTAATTGACCCCCGCTCTGGTTTTCCTATCGAAACGCCACTCATCAGTGTCACACTGGTTGCTAAGGATGCAATTACTGCCGATGGATATGATAACGCTATAATGGCAATGGAAATCGACGACGCGTTACAGTTTGTTGAAAATCATAAGGATATGGAAGCCTATATTATTTATCATGATAATGCTGAGGCTAATAAGCAAGGCGTAGTAAGAGATACCATGACCAGTGGTTTTAAAAAATTACTAACTAATTGA
- a CDS encoding Gfo/Idh/MocA family protein yields the protein MNNTSKLQQQRRDFLKASAVIAGGTMLSSIPLMGHSSVNDIIKIALVGCGGRGSGAAAQALSTKFNVKLVAMADAFRDQLDNSYKDLEENFKEKLAVPEEHKFVGFDAYKKAIELADVVILASSPGFRPDHFEEAVKQGKHVFMEKPVAVDAPGIRKVLATAEEAKNKKLNVVVGLQRRYQKNYRETIKRIQDGEIGEIVGGQVYWNSGGVWVRERKPEQTEMEYQMRNWFYFNWLCGDHIVEQHVHNIDIANWVKGSYPVSIEGTGSRAWRTGKDYGEIYDNHSIEMTYADGSVIYSQCRHFEGTQNRVDETFFGTKGKAYLSAGNAGKLWDHQGNLLFNHPTKSQANPYQTEHDELFESISKGEYNHWDAEYGAKSTLTGIIGRYATYSGKVIKWDEALNANNSLMPETLDWDAKPKILPDENGLYPYAQPGLFNWQKA from the coding sequence ATGAATAATACATCAAAATTACAACAGCAAAGGCGTGATTTCCTGAAAGCGTCTGCTGTTATTGCAGGAGGGACCATGTTAAGTAGCATCCCTCTAATGGGCCATTCTTCTGTAAATGACATCATAAAAATAGCTTTAGTGGGTTGTGGTGGCAGAGGAAGCGGAGCCGCGGCACAAGCGCTTTCAACCAAATTTAATGTCAAACTTGTGGCCATGGCTGATGCCTTTAGAGATCAATTAGACAACAGTTATAAAGATCTCGAGGAAAATTTCAAAGAGAAATTGGCAGTACCTGAAGAGCACAAATTTGTAGGTTTTGATGCCTATAAAAAAGCTATTGAGCTGGCCGATGTAGTCATTTTAGCAAGTTCGCCGGGATTTAGGCCCGATCATTTTGAAGAAGCTGTTAAACAAGGTAAGCATGTTTTTATGGAGAAACCTGTTGCCGTTGATGCTCCTGGAATCCGTAAGGTATTGGCTACTGCCGAAGAAGCTAAAAATAAAAAGCTTAATGTAGTTGTTGGTTTACAGAGAAGGTACCAAAAAAACTATCGTGAGACAATTAAACGTATTCAGGATGGCGAGATAGGCGAGATTGTTGGCGGACAAGTATATTGGAACAGTGGTGGTGTATGGGTAAGAGAACGTAAGCCTGAGCAAACTGAAATGGAATACCAGATGCGTAATTGGTTTTATTTTAACTGGTTATGTGGTGATCACATAGTAGAACAACACGTACACAATATCGATATAGCAAATTGGGTTAAAGGTTCTTATCCGGTTTCAATTGAGGGAACGGGAAGTAGGGCTTGGCGTACCGGCAAAGATTATGGTGAGATCTACGATAATCATTCTATAGAAATGACTTATGCAGATGGGTCTGTCATTTACAGTCAGTGCAGACATTTCGAAGGCACGCAAAATAGGGTAGACGAGACTTTCTTTGGCACCAAAGGTAAAGCATACCTATCTGCCGGCAATGCCGGTAAGTTATGGGATCATCAAGGTAATTTGCTGTTCAACCATCCGACTAAAAGTCAGGCAAACCCTTATCAGACCGAACATGACGAGTTATTTGAAAGTATCAGTAAGGGAGAGTATAATCATTGGGATGCCGAATACGGTGCAAAAAGTACCTTAACAGGAATAATCGGCCGATATGCAACATATTCCGGTAAGGTAATCAAATGGGATGAGGCTTTAAATGCTAACAACTCATTGATGCCTGAAACGTTGGATTGGGACGCCAAACCTAAGATTTTACCCGATGAAAACGGTCTGTACCCATATGCTCAACCGGGCTTATTTAACTGGCAAAAAGCATAA